A region from the Melioribacter roseus P3M-2 genome encodes:
- a CDS encoding response regulator gives MSLFVLLLIVLIIADVLIRIFIKKYEESKLRKEREAVLAEVVNVDYGKEVKTLKRAEVQNPKARILCVDDEDVVLDSFRKILVLDGYSVDTVNSGPEAITLVQSHHYDFVFTDLKMPEMDGVEVTKTIKHLRPDIDVIIITGYATVESAVECMKYGAMDYVQKPFTEDELLDFTKKCLIKRQERIKKQLKPRVHISHLPETEKIGRGEFSIPGGVFISENHCWAAITEEGAARIGIDDFAKKIVGKIDNIEFPNLGMTIKKGQTLFSLIQKNRVIKFASPLSGQVKAINNELRENIDLLDITPYGKHWICTLDADNLESELAELKIGKSAVAFYQEEIDRYLETFKDKVKSANGTEGSFSGIENLEDKDWYLVAGSFFEK, from the coding sequence ATGTCGCTATTCGTATTACTTTTAATCGTGCTAATAATTGCGGACGTTTTAATCAGAATATTCATCAAAAAATATGAAGAGTCAAAACTCCGCAAGGAAAGAGAAGCCGTTCTTGCCGAAGTCGTGAATGTAGATTACGGCAAAGAAGTCAAAACCTTAAAGAGAGCCGAAGTGCAAAATCCCAAAGCCCGAATCCTTTGCGTCGACGACGAAGACGTGGTGCTCGACAGTTTCAGGAAAATATTGGTGCTCGACGGCTACTCGGTCGACACCGTTAATTCGGGTCCCGAAGCAATAACTCTTGTTCAAAGTCATCATTACGATTTCGTATTTACAGATCTGAAGATGCCCGAAATGGACGGCGTAGAGGTAACCAAGACGATAAAACACCTGAGACCCGATATCGACGTAATAATCATCACCGGTTATGCCACCGTTGAATCGGCCGTGGAATGTATGAAATACGGAGCTATGGATTACGTTCAAAAGCCGTTTACAGAAGACGAGTTGCTCGATTTCACCAAAAAATGCCTCATTAAAAGACAGGAGCGTATCAAAAAACAGCTCAAGCCCCGGGTTCACATTTCTCATTTGCCGGAGACCGAAAAAATCGGGCGCGGTGAATTCTCGATTCCGGGCGGAGTTTTTATTTCGGAAAATCACTGCTGGGCTGCAATTACCGAGGAGGGTGCCGCCAGAATCGGTATCGACGATTTTGCCAAGAAAATCGTCGGTAAAATCGACAATATCGAATTTCCGAATCTCGGTATGACTATTAAAAAAGGACAGACTTTGTTCAGTCTGATTCAAAAAAACCGGGTAATCAAATTTGCCTCGCCCTTAAGCGGACAGGTAAAAGCAATAAACAACGAGTTGAGAGAAAACATCGATCTGCTCGACATTACTCCTTACGGTAAACACTGGATTTGCACGCTCGATGCGGACAATTTGGAATCCGAACTCGCCGAGCTAAAAATCGGCAAAAGCGCGGTGGCTTTCTACCAGGAAGAAATCGACAGATATCTCGAAACTTTTAAAGATAAAGTCAAAAGCGCAAACGGCACAGAGGGCTCATTCAGCGGAATCGAAAATCTGGAAGATAAAGACTGGTATTTGGTCGCGGGCTCTTTTTTCGAAAAATAA
- a CDS encoding response regulator: MNNNFDILIIDDESVIIDSIIKICKLNNLTSDSAETYEAAMQKIKGNKYNLVICDIMLPDKDGFEILKSIGSGGFDSPVIMITGYTTPEMAVKSIKLGAFDFLPKPFTIDELSAVIKRGMAFSKLNRKAVKNKNDLLYVPCPSKYYRFGYGSWIKPDLPVNMINEEFSYGSFVTGATDLFVKLIEGVQKIELLQINDKILQASAAAYITDSDGLIHSLSMPASCRIIDRNEKLLEKPGLIEKDPYFEGWFYKVIPVNMKDEIEYLIPCSSDR; this comes from the coding sequence ATGAATAACAATTTCGACATATTGATAATCGACGACGAATCGGTCATAATCGATTCCATTATTAAAATATGCAAGCTCAACAATCTTACGTCTGATTCGGCCGAGACTTACGAAGCGGCTATGCAAAAAATCAAAGGAAACAAATACAACCTGGTTATTTGCGACATTATGCTGCCCGACAAAGACGGTTTTGAAATTCTCAAGTCGATCGGCTCTGGCGGATTCGACTCTCCCGTCATAATGATTACCGGTTATACGACTCCGGAGATGGCGGTAAAGTCGATAAAGCTCGGCGCGTTCGATTTTCTTCCCAAACCTTTTACAATCGACGAACTTTCCGCCGTTATCAAAAGAGGTATGGCCTTTAGTAAACTGAATCGCAAAGCGGTTAAAAACAAGAACGATTTGCTCTATGTGCCCTGTCCTTCCAAATACTATCGTTTCGGATACGGCTCGTGGATAAAGCCCGATCTGCCGGTCAATATGATAAACGAAGAATTTTCATACGGCAGTTTCGTTACGGGCGCAACGGATCTATTCGTTAAATTAATAGAAGGCGTCCAAAAGATTGAGCTCCTTCAAATTAACGACAAAATTTTACAGGCTTCGGCGGCTGCCTACATAACCGACAGCGACGGCTTAATACACAGTTTAAGCATGCCCGCAAGTTGTCGCATCATCGATCGAAACGAGAAATTGCTCGAAAAACCCGGATTAATCGAAAAAGACCCGTATTTCGAAGGATGGTTCTATAAAGTGATCCCTGTGAATATGAAAGATGAAATCGAATATTTAATTCCGTGCAGTTCCGACAGATAA
- a CDS encoding sensor histidine kinase, with the protein MNGLNEIQFFRKIGLKLILIVSLTVVSIIGVNAYFKINFQTNCLLAEVERHANQLSETIKNSTRYGMLLNQREYVDEIVKTIGQDKTIDNIRIYNKEGRIIYSSNPKDLGKMLDKKAESCYACHAENKPLERLPIKQRTRIFKLGDKNPRIMGIINPIYNEKSCYEADCHAHPENASVLGVLDITISLEEIDATIKRNEIQELIFTIVSILAIGIIISIFVKRWVDRPVKELIKATNQIAAGNLTYEIKEIGNDELGYLAKSFNNMTKKLYETQQQLFQSDKMASLGKLAAGVAHEINNPLTGVLTYSSYLMKRAKDNPELQEDLQVIVRETMRCRDIVRSLLDFSRQSSPKKNLININEIIERTESVVHNQLSLNNIKLTKILDSNLPQIAADQNQIQQVLLNLILNAIDAIGNEGGEIVIKTKQLTLPPKGYTHIKAALCPKNHNLIDNENKIAGMSSIRVKLKSGDNEGPVFIDPIYGRSQHYFGIPIEKNSHASIHCPVCDVSLLDRNSNCPVCGGPVFKFEVPGKGYVEMCASFNDDWQKWERIDNAGARKFVEIEISDNGCGIPQEHLSRIFEPFFTTKGQKGTGLGLSVVWGIIDNHDGSISVKSEPGSGTTFSIKLPAENYE; encoded by the coding sequence ATGAACGGACTCAATGAAATACAATTTTTCAGAAAGATCGGACTGAAGTTAATTCTTATAGTAAGTTTGACCGTCGTCTCGATAATAGGCGTCAATGCGTATTTCAAAATAAATTTCCAGACGAATTGTCTACTCGCAGAAGTCGAACGTCATGCCAATCAACTCAGCGAAACGATAAAGAACAGCACTCGTTACGGAATGTTGCTCAACCAAAGAGAATATGTTGACGAAATAGTGAAGACAATCGGTCAGGATAAAACAATCGACAATATCAGAATTTACAATAAAGAAGGCAGAATAATTTATTCGAGCAATCCGAAAGACCTCGGAAAAATGCTCGATAAAAAAGCCGAAAGCTGTTACGCCTGCCATGCAGAGAATAAACCGCTCGAGCGTCTGCCGATAAAACAAAGGACGCGTATTTTCAAACTCGGCGACAAGAACCCGAGAATTATGGGAATAATAAATCCGATTTACAACGAGAAATCGTGTTACGAAGCCGATTGTCATGCCCATCCCGAGAATGCGTCGGTTCTCGGAGTGCTCGATATTACAATATCGCTCGAAGAAATCGACGCCACAATCAAACGAAACGAAATTCAGGAATTGATTTTTACAATCGTATCGATTCTTGCAATCGGTATAATCATAAGCATATTCGTAAAACGTTGGGTAGACCGCCCGGTAAAAGAATTGATTAAAGCTACCAATCAGATTGCCGCCGGAAATTTAACTTACGAAATAAAAGAGATTGGCAACGACGAACTGGGATACCTCGCCAAATCGTTCAACAACATGACCAAAAAACTTTACGAAACGCAACAACAATTATTTCAGTCGGATAAAATGGCTTCGCTCGGCAAGCTTGCAGCGGGCGTGGCGCACGAAATAAACAATCCTTTAACAGGCGTACTCACATACAGCAGCTACTTAATGAAACGAGCCAAGGACAATCCCGAATTGCAGGAAGACCTCCAGGTAATCGTTAGAGAAACAATGCGCTGCCGCGATATTGTAAGAAGCCTTCTCGATTTTTCCCGACAATCGTCGCCCAAGAAAAATCTAATCAATATCAACGAAATTATCGAAAGAACCGAATCGGTCGTGCATAATCAGTTGTCTCTCAACAATATAAAACTTACAAAAATACTCGACAGCAACTTGCCGCAAATTGCCGCCGATCAGAATCAAATTCAGCAGGTATTGTTAAACCTTATTTTGAATGCAATCGACGCAATCGGCAATGAAGGAGGAGAAATTGTAATAAAGACCAAACAACTCACCTTGCCGCCCAAAGGATATACGCATATCAAAGCGGCGCTTTGTCCCAAGAATCACAATTTGATCGATAATGAAAATAAAATTGCCGGGATGTCTTCAATCCGTGTAAAATTAAAATCGGGCGATAACGAAGGTCCGGTATTCATCGATCCGATCTACGGAAGATCGCAACATTACTTCGGTATTCCGATTGAAAAAAATTCTCACGCGAGCATTCATTGTCCTGTATGCGACGTGTCATTGCTCGACCGAAATTCAAATTGTCCCGTATGCGGCGGACCCGTTTTCAAGTTCGAAGTTCCCGGAAAAGGCTACGTCGAAATGTGCGCTTCGTTCAACGACGACTGGCAAAAGTGGGAAAGAATCGACAATGCAGGAGCCAGAAAATTCGTCGAGATCGAAATTTCAGATAACGGATGCGGCATTCCCCAGGAACATTTAAGTCGAATATTCGAACCGTTCTTTACAACCAAAGGACAAAAGGGAACCGGGCTCGGACTATCGGTAGTATGGGGAATAATAGACAACCACGACGGCTCAATTTCGGTTAAAAGCGAACCGGGCAGTGGAACCACATTCTCAATCAAACTTCCGGCTGAAAATTATGAATAA
- a CDS encoding cytochrome c3 family protein — protein sequence MKKIILILLTAPLILFAQHSKLNLECRTCHSCDIPTKENPCLIDCPREELIRIDQKPEEAPRIIKIDKIKEKNLYESSIFDHYAHSDMSVMSGDCRICHHYNPPGNIISCSKCHSPQRKRNDISKPDLKAAYHRLCISCHREWSGEVECVSCHAPAGSQKNESYEAKEKKSIHPEIKAPVKKVYTTDFTDGKLVTFYHEEHNKTFGYECSDCHRNESCVKCHAVNKSALKASPVILHSKCSKCHDTEDVNSCAVCHAKIEKPPFNHKQRAGFDISKFHSDLKCSRCHVTKGKFTGLKKECKSCHGIWTVDNFDHKATGLILDEVHVEFECENCHQEPTYRIKSCDNCHDDKSYPKDKPGEAIKR from the coding sequence ATGAAAAAAATAATTTTAATTTTACTGACGGCGCCTCTTATTCTGTTTGCTCAGCATTCGAAATTAAATTTGGAATGTAGAACATGCCATTCTTGCGATATTCCTACTAAAGAGAATCCGTGTCTGATAGATTGTCCGAGAGAAGAATTAATACGAATCGACCAAAAGCCGGAAGAAGCGCCGCGAATTATAAAGATTGACAAGATAAAAGAAAAGAATCTTTACGAATCCTCGATTTTCGACCATTATGCCCATTCCGACATGTCGGTAATGTCGGGCGACTGCAGAATTTGTCATCATTACAATCCGCCGGGAAATATTATCAGCTGTTCCAAATGTCATAGCCCTCAGCGCAAGAGAAACGATATAAGCAAACCCGACCTTAAAGCTGCTTATCATCGTCTTTGCATTTCATGCCATCGCGAATGGAGCGGCGAAGTAGAATGCGTAAGCTGTCATGCCCCTGCAGGCTCGCAAAAAAATGAGTCGTATGAAGCTAAAGAGAAAAAATCGATTCACCCGGAAATTAAAGCGCCGGTAAAAAAAGTTTATACTACTGATTTTACGGACGGCAAACTGGTAACTTTTTATCACGAAGAGCACAACAAAACTTTCGGATACGAGTGCAGCGACTGCCATAGAAACGAGAGCTGCGTTAAATGCCATGCCGTTAATAAATCGGCTTTGAAAGCATCGCCGGTTATACTTCATTCGAAATGCAGCAAATGTCACGATACCGAAGATGTAAATTCGTGCGCCGTATGCCATGCGAAGATCGAAAAGCCTCCGTTTAATCATAAACAACGAGCCGGTTTCGACATTTCCAAATTCCATTCCGATTTGAAATGCTCGAGATGCCACGTTACAAAAGGTAAATTTACCGGCTTGAAAAAGGAATGCAAAAGCTGCCACGGCATCTGGACGGTTGACAACTTCGACCACAAAGCTACCGGATTGATTCTCGACGAAGTTCACGTTGAATTCGAATGCGAAAATTGTCATCAGGAACCGACGTACCGGATAAAAAGCTGCGATAATTGTCACGACGACAAATCGTATCCAAAAGACAAACCCGGAGAGGCAATTAAAAGATGA
- the nrfD gene encoding NrfD/PsrC family molybdoenzyme membrane anchor subunit translates to MEDYMKPTPLKTKYFTPGVIVIFAFATVGILFLLARLIFGLGAVTNLSNQYPWGIWIGIDVAAGVALAAGGFTTAALGHIMHKEEYHVIVRPALLTALLGYTFVAFSVAMDLGRWYYIWHPLIMWNGNSVLFEVGMCVMAYLTVLYIEFIPIVTERFIGRVNLPGFLSALNKPVDSLLRILDKTLDKTMFIFIIAGVVLSCLHQSSLGTLMVIAGPKMHPLWQTPILPLLFLLSAISVGFPMVIFESLITSKSFGLKPELKVLSNLGTMVAPLLGIYLAFKLGDMVIRQTFVYLNEFSVESVLFLIEIFFGIIIPLRIFLSPKLTKTRAGLFIGSALVIFGVLLNRINNFIIAYNPPYKFAAYFPSIGEILVTLGFVALEILLFRAFVMIFPIVSVPQPVASKTKFFIRGK, encoded by the coding sequence ATGGAAGATTATATGAAACCGACTCCGCTTAAAACAAAATATTTCACTCCCGGCGTAATTGTCATTTTTGCTTTTGCAACAGTCGGTATTTTGTTTTTACTGGCAAGATTAATATTCGGACTCGGCGCGGTAACCAATTTGAGCAATCAGTATCCGTGGGGCATCTGGATTGGAATAGACGTTGCAGCCGGAGTGGCGCTTGCCGCCGGCGGGTTTACTACTGCCGCTCTGGGCCATATCATGCATAAAGAAGAATACCATGTTATAGTGCGTCCGGCTCTTCTTACGGCGCTGCTCGGCTATACTTTTGTGGCTTTCAGCGTTGCTATGGACCTCGGACGCTGGTATTATATATGGCATCCTCTCATAATGTGGAACGGAAATTCCGTATTGTTCGAAGTCGGTATGTGCGTGATGGCATATCTTACGGTTCTTTATATTGAATTCATACCGATTGTAACGGAAAGATTTATCGGCAGAGTTAATCTGCCGGGGTTCCTTTCGGCATTAAACAAGCCCGTCGATTCCCTGCTGAGAATACTCGATAAAACTCTCGACAAAACAATGTTCATTTTTATTATCGCCGGGGTTGTACTCTCGTGTTTGCATCAATCGTCGTTAGGAACGTTGATGGTAATAGCCGGACCGAAGATGCATCCGCTCTGGCAAACTCCGATACTGCCGTTGCTCTTTCTCCTCTCGGCTATTTCTGTAGGGTTTCCGATGGTAATTTTCGAATCGCTCATTACATCGAAGTCTTTCGGCTTAAAGCCCGAGCTGAAAGTCCTTTCCAATCTCGGCACTATGGTCGCTCCTTTGTTGGGGATTTATCTCGCTTTTAAACTCGGAGATATGGTGATTCGTCAAACTTTCGTTTATCTAAATGAGTTTAGCGTCGAAAGCGTTCTATTTTTAATTGAAATTTTCTTCGGCATTATAATTCCGCTCAGAATATTTCTTTCGCCCAAACTCACAAAAACACGCGCAGGACTTTTTATCGGGTCGGCTCTTGTCATATTCGGAGTATTGCTCAACAGGATTAACAACTTCATTATAGCATACAATCCGCCGTATAAATTCGCCGCTTATTTCCCTTCAATCGGAGAGATACTCGTAACGCTCGGATTTGTAGCCCTCGAAATCCTTCTGTTCCGAGCTTTTGTGATGATATTCCCGATTGTATCGGTGCCGCAGCCCGTGGCTTCCAAAACCAAATTTTTTATCAGAGGTAAATAA
- a CDS encoding 4Fe-4S dicluster domain-containing protein: MSKQTRRNFIKTAAVAGSVIAGLPQKAKAAPKNILSDDRMGVLVDTTVCVGCRKCEWACKTAHNMPTPPLETYDNRDVMKKMRRPDHTSLTVVNEYEFDDYPKFPIDVKVQCMHCDHPACVSACIVGAFSKEENGSVIWDTNKCIGCRYCMVACPFQIPAFEYHKAIQPEIKKCDFCFGRTSKGKLPACVEICPMEALTYGRRKDLIDIARRKIELYPDRYINHIYGETEVGGTAWLYLASRKFEDLQFPKLGNSPAPGVTEAIQHGIFAYFLPPIALYALLGGVMWINKNRKKSEEGEE, translated from the coding sequence ATGTCGAAGCAAACAAGAAGGAATTTTATCAAAACAGCGGCGGTTGCAGGCTCTGTAATTGCAGGACTGCCACAAAAAGCTAAAGCCGCTCCGAAAAACATTTTGTCCGACGACAGAATGGGCGTACTGGTGGATACGACTGTATGCGTAGGATGCCGAAAATGCGAATGGGCATGCAAAACGGCTCATAACATGCCGACCCCGCCTCTGGAAACTTACGACAACAGGGATGTTATGAAAAAAATGCGGCGACCCGACCACACTTCTTTGACGGTGGTAAACGAATATGAATTCGATGATTACCCCAAATTTCCGATCGACGTAAAAGTACAATGCATGCATTGCGACCATCCCGCATGCGTCTCGGCTTGTATTGTCGGCGCATTTTCGAAAGAAGAAAACGGCAGCGTAATATGGGATACTAATAAGTGCATCGGCTGCCGTTATTGTATGGTTGCCTGTCCGTTCCAAATTCCCGCCTTTGAATACCACAAAGCGATTCAACCCGAAATTAAAAAATGCGATTTCTGCTTCGGCAGAACTTCAAAAGGCAAGTTGCCGGCATGCGTCGAAATTTGCCCTATGGAAGCTCTTACATACGGCAGAAGAAAAGATTTGATTGACATTGCACGGCGTAAAATCGAACTCTACCCCGACAGATACATTAATCACATTTACGGCGAAACCGAAGTTGGCGGCACTGCATGGCTCTATCTTGCAAGCAGAAAATTCGAAGACCTGCAATTCCCCAAATTGGGCAACAGCCCGGCTCCGGGCGTTACCGAAGCAATTCAGCACGGGATTTTCGCCTACTTCCTGCCCCCGATAGCATTATATGCTCTGCTGGGCGGCGTAATGTGGATAAATAAAAATCGCAAAAAATCAGAAGAGGGGGAAGAATAA
- a CDS encoding bifunctional 3-deoxy-7-phosphoheptulonate synthase/chorismate mutase — protein sequence MPRKSKYDLNTLREKINRIDESIITLLAERRQLSKEVILAKESNKAPIRDQKREEELLKRLVKLGKKAGLDANYVTKVYYEIIEDSVRLQQAYIQNLINKDDEQKKLVTVAIQGIEGSYSYLAAQKFFAGSGYKLNFVFKRRFDEVVEAAEKGEADFAALPIENTTSGGINEVYDLLLHTTLSIVGEEKFQVRHCFVALEDVPLQKIKKVYAHYQAAAQCSKFLEQIPNAALEYFDDTAMSVQKIKEEGNIYHAAIASEEAARYFKLKILRKDIANQSGNYTRFLIASRKPLMVDERIPCKTSIVLATSHTPGSLVEALNVFRKYNINLTKLESRPILGNPWEEMFYLDFEGNAGNETVQKALDELGQHTRFMKILGTYPSQELEKTPLNFAFIDKEEKKKLSEKASAPAVKTSSKSYRLASREYKNEDTIIKVKNVVIGGDNFVVIAGPCSVEGEEMIMKCALEAKESGAHILRGGCFKPRTSPYSFQGLGYEGLKLLEEAGKYYDLPVITEVMDTDQVEEVAKHSDILQIGARNMQNFALLKEVGKTHKPIMLKRGLSASIDEWLNAAEYILSQGNRQVILCERGIRTFETATRNTLDLSAIPVLKELTHLPVIVDPSHAIGERNKVIPLAKAAKVVGAHGIMVEFHPDPPNALSDPDQALYFEQFESLMKDLYNI from the coding sequence ATGCCACGTAAATCAAAGTATGATCTTAATACACTAAGAGAGAAAATCAACAGGATTGACGAAAGTATTATTACTTTGCTCGCCGAAAGAAGACAGCTGAGCAAAGAAGTTATTCTTGCCAAAGAAAGCAATAAGGCGCCCATCCGGGATCAAAAGAGGGAAGAAGAACTGTTAAAAAGACTCGTTAAACTCGGCAAGAAAGCCGGCCTGGACGCTAATTACGTTACGAAAGTTTATTACGAAATAATAGAAGATTCGGTGCGACTGCAACAGGCTTACATTCAAAATCTGATAAATAAAGACGACGAACAAAAGAAACTCGTTACGGTTGCGATTCAGGGAATCGAAGGCTCTTACAGTTATCTGGCAGCTCAAAAATTTTTTGCGGGAAGCGGATATAAACTCAATTTCGTATTCAAACGCAGATTCGACGAAGTAGTGGAAGCGGCGGAAAAAGGCGAAGCCGATTTTGCCGCGCTTCCGATCGAAAATACAACCTCAGGCGGAATAAACGAAGTTTACGATCTGTTGCTCCACACGACTCTTTCGATAGTTGGCGAAGAAAAATTCCAGGTGAGGCATTGCTTTGTGGCATTGGAAGACGTGCCGCTTCAGAAAATTAAAAAGGTTTACGCCCATTATCAGGCGGCTGCTCAATGCAGTAAATTTCTGGAACAAATTCCGAATGCGGCTCTGGAATATTTTGACGACACCGCCATGTCGGTTCAAAAAATTAAAGAAGAAGGAAATATTTATCACGCTGCCATCGCCAGCGAGGAAGCCGCCCGCTATTTCAAACTGAAAATCCTGCGAAAAGATATTGCCAACCAATCCGGTAATTATACCAGGTTTTTGATTGCTTCCAGAAAACCCCTTATGGTTGACGAAAGAATACCGTGCAAAACTTCGATTGTATTGGCAACGTCGCACACCCCGGGCTCGCTCGTCGAAGCGCTTAACGTATTCCGGAAATATAATATCAATTTAACCAAACTAGAATCCCGTCCCATACTCGGGAATCCGTGGGAAGAAATGTTTTATCTCGATTTCGAAGGCAATGCCGGCAATGAAACAGTTCAAAAAGCGCTCGACGAATTGGGGCAACACACGCGCTTTATGAAAATATTGGGAACTTATCCTTCTCAGGAGCTCGAGAAAACTCCCTTGAATTTTGCTTTTATCGACAAAGAAGAGAAAAAGAAACTTTCCGAAAAGGCAAGCGCGCCTGCCGTCAAAACGTCCTCGAAAAGTTATCGGCTTGCAAGCCGCGAATACAAAAACGAAGATACTATTATTAAGGTGAAAAACGTAGTTATAGGAGGAGATAATTTTGTCGTTATCGCGGGACCCTGTTCGGTCGAAGGCGAAGAAATGATAATGAAATGCGCTCTCGAAGCAAAAGAATCCGGCGCGCATATTTTACGCGGCGGATGTTTCAAACCTCGTACTTCGCCTTACAGTTTTCAGGGGCTTGGGTATGAAGGTCTTAAACTTCTTGAAGAAGCCGGAAAATACTACGATCTTCCGGTAATAACGGAAGTGATGGATACCGATCAGGTTGAGGAAGTTGCCAAACATTCCGACATACTGCAAATAGGCGCAAGGAATATGCAAAACTTTGCCCTTTTGAAAGAGGTCGGCAAAACTCATAAACCGATAATGCTCAAAAGGGGATTGAGCGCCTCGATTGACGAATGGCTCAACGCCGCCGAGTATATCCTTTCGCAGGGCAACAGGCAGGTTATATTATGCGAACGCGGAATCCGGACATTCGAAACTGCCACCAGAAATACTCTCGACCTGAGCGCTATTCCCGTACTGAAGGAATTGACGCATTTGCCGGTGATTGTAGACCCGTCGCACGCTATCGGCGAAAGGAATAAAGTGATTCCTCTTGCAAAGGCGGCAAAAGTCGTCGGAGCGCACGGCATTATGGTCGAATTTCATCCCGATCCGCCGAATGCGTTAAGCGACCCCGACCAGGCGCTCTATTTCGAGCAGTTCGAATCGCTTATGAAAGATCTCTATAATATCTGA
- a CDS encoding PQQ-dependent sugar dehydrogenase, translating into MKKWIYLFIAVFFIFGCDHNKAQLKIELAFPNIEVDYPVDIQNAGDGSDRIFVVSQPGIIYAFENKRDVNSKKVFLDISDKVLFGGEQGLLGLAFHPDFKSNGEFFVNYTTDNPRRTVVSRFRTDDTHSEALKSSEEILLEIQQPYSNHNGGQIIFCRDGYLYISTGDGGSAGDPQNNAQNLNSLLGKILRIDVDKKDEGKNYSIPEDNPFVNIPDARGEIYAYGLRNVWRFSYDPETNLLWAADVGQNKWEEIDLIEKGKNYGWRIMEGFHCYNPSNNCDTSGLTMPVWEYGHNEEGGWSITGGYVYRGKDAGELEGKYIYADFVSGNIWSLELNDGSVVNKLLFDTDYAISTFGIDEGSELYFANYSNGRIYKFKGLPVSVGESKIPFDMQLKQNYPNPFNGSTIIDYYLGKGSRVSMKLYNITGREIAKLVDEYKTEGWHRYVFDTANLGSNFSSGVYFYRFTTHFMADEMVGKMVFVK; encoded by the coding sequence ATGAAAAAATGGATTTATTTATTCATCGCAGTATTCTTTATTTTCGGTTGCGACCATAACAAAGCTCAACTGAAAATAGAACTCGCATTTCCGAATATCGAAGTGGATTATCCCGTGGATATTCAAAATGCAGGCGACGGAAGCGACAGGATTTTTGTTGTGTCTCAACCCGGCATTATCTATGCTTTTGAAAATAAAAGGGATGTGAATTCAAAAAAAGTTTTTCTCGACATAAGCGACAAAGTCTTGTTCGGAGGCGAGCAAGGATTGTTGGGTCTTGCGTTTCATCCCGATTTCAAGAGCAACGGGGAATTCTTTGTTAATTATACAACAGACAATCCGAGAAGAACCGTCGTGTCGAGATTCAGAACCGACGATACTCATTCGGAAGCGTTGAAATCGAGCGAAGAAATTCTACTCGAAATTCAGCAGCCGTATTCAAATCATAACGGCGGACAAATTATATTTTGCAGGGACGGTTATCTATATATCTCGACGGGCGACGGAGGTTCGGCAGGCGATCCTCAAAATAACGCTCAGAATTTAAATTCGCTTCTTGGAAAGATACTGCGTATTGACGTCGACAAGAAAGACGAAGGCAAAAATTATTCGATTCCTGAGGACAATCCTTTTGTAAATATTCCCGATGCGCGGGGAGAAATATATGCATACGGACTGCGCAACGTTTGGAGATTCAGTTACGATCCTGAGACTAATTTGCTATGGGCGGCGGATGTGGGGCAGAATAAATGGGAAGAAATCGATCTTATCGAAAAGGGGAAAAATTACGGCTGGCGTATAATGGAGGGATTTCACTGTTATAATCCTTCGAACAATTGCGACACCTCTGGATTGACTATGCCAGTTTGGGAATACGGTCATAATGAAGAGGGAGGATGGTCGATAACGGGCGGATACGTCTACCGGGGTAAGGACGCAGGCGAACTGGAAGGTAAATATATTTATGCCGATTTTGTCTCCGGCAATATCTGGTCGCTAGAATTAAATGACGGTTCTGTGGTTAATAAATTATTGTTCGACACCGACTATGCTATTTCCACTTTCGGTATAGATGAAGGAAGCGAACTCTATTTTGCAAATTATTCCAACGGAAGAATCTACAAATTCAAGGGCTTGCCCGTTTCTGTAGGGGAAAGTAAAATTCCCTTTGATATGCAGCTCAAACAAAACTATCCGAATCCTTTCAACGGCAGTACGATAATTGACTATTATTTGGGAAAAGGTAGTCGCGTTTCGATGAAATTATATAACATAACCGGGAGGGAAATAGCGAAACTCGTTGATGAATATAAAACTGAGGGCTGGCATCGATATGTTTTCGATACGGCAAATTTAGGAAGTAATTTTTCAAGCGGCGTCTATTTTTACAGATTTACAACGCATTTTATGGCAGACGAAATGGTAGGAAAGATGGTTTTTGTAAAATAA